Genomic segment of Candidatus Bathyarchaeia archaeon:
GAAACTGAAAAAGAAGGCAAAATTGAGCGTATCCCTATAGAGCAGTTGAAGCCTCTACCAATGCACTTCACGGTTATCGGCAGAGAAGAAGAGGACATGCTAAGAGAAGACATGAAAACCAAAGACTTGAACAGCATAGACCCCCTGCTTGTTAGGAGGATGACCCCTGAAGAGATTGAAGAAGCCAAAGAGAAATACCCCTTTGCCAAATACGAAATCATTGACGGACATACAAGATGGGAAATCGCCAAGCTTCTCAAATGGACTGAAATGAGGGCCACAATCATAGAGTGCAGCCGCGACGAAGCCTACATCATAAACTACAAGCGAAACAAGGAGAGAGGATTTGTCGACCCAATGCTTGAAGCCCTATGCTTCAACCACTTTTACCAGAAGGGCTTCACAGCCTCACAGGTTGCAGACATGTTCCACGTCAAAGAGACAACAGTATGGAATACACTACAACGCTTAAAAGTGGGGAAAGAGGCGAGACGCAAAATAATCCAGCAAGCCTTCATGGGAAAGCCCATAACAGCAAAACACATTGAAGTCGTAGCCACACTGCCAGAGGATAAGCAGCCAAAACTTGTTGAAACGATAACTGAAAAGGGGTTAAGCGCCAAAGAAGCAAGGAAAGTCGCCAAAGCACTCGTCACAAAGCCTGAAGTAGCCGAGAGAATCCTTGAACTACCAAAGCCGAAGCTTGTTGAAGAAGCTGAAAAAATTGTAACATCTCCTATAAAGCCGAAACCGCCAGAAGCAGCAGCCTACGAAAGGATCATGGAGTTAAAAGAGCATTATCCAATGATTTTAATCGACTACATATACACTAGATACAAAGGCAAATACTTGAAAGATGTCATTAAAGCCTCAATATTCGTCGTCTTCTGGGAAAAGCTAACGGAAAAAGAGAGGGAGGAAGTAGCCCAGAAGGCCATTAAATTGGCCGGAGAAAGAGGTTTTGAAGAGCCAGTCATTGGCTGACAGGCTTTTCCAAATTTTC
This window contains:
- a CDS encoding ParB N-terminal domain-containing protein, translated to MAETEKEGKIERIPIEQLKPLPMHFTVIGREEEDMLREDMKTKDLNSIDPLLVRRMTPEEIEEAKEKYPFAKYEIIDGHTRWEIAKLLKWTEMRATIIECSRDEAYIINYKRNKERGFVDPMLEALCFNHFYQKGFTASQVADMFHVKETTVWNTLQRLKVGKEARRKIIQQAFMGKPITAKHIEVVATLPEDKQPKLVETITEKGLSAKEARKVAKALVTKPEVAERILELPKPKLVEEAEKIVTSPIKPKPPEAAAYERIMELKEHYPMILIDYIYTRYKGKYLKDVIKASIFVVFWEKLTEKEREEVAQKAIKLAGERGFEEPVIG